A single region of the Mustela lutreola isolate mMusLut2 chromosome 2, mMusLut2.pri, whole genome shotgun sequence genome encodes:
- the RNF123 gene encoding E3 ubiquitin-protein ligase RNF123 isoform X3 yields MASKGSSMSFSRKSYRLTSDAEKSRVTGIVHEKLLNDYLHRIFSSPEHAPAAAASRKPLNFQNLPEHLDQLLHVEDEDEESQGQVEGRLGPSTVVLDHTGGFEGLLLVDDDLLGVIGHSNFGTIRSTTCVYKGKWVYEVLISSQGLMQIGWCTINCRFNQEEGVGDTHNSYAYDGNRVRKWNVTTTNYGKAWAAGDIVSCLIDLDDGTLSFCLNGVSLGTAFENLSRGLGMAYFPAISLSFKESVAFNFGSRPLRYPVAGYRPLQDPPRADLVRAQKLLGCFRAVLSVELDPVEGRLVEKDSSEWQLQGQPTVLLTLAHIFHRFAPLLRKVYLVEAVLVSFLRGVVEAGSPAQAQAMVRQVLDLLWLFMEDYEVQDCLKQLMMSLLRLYRFSPIVPDLGLQIHYLRLTIAILRHEKSRKFLLSNVLFDVLRSVVFFYIKSPLRVEEAGLQELIPTTWWPHRSSREGKDSKDVKDETAEERVRRRAYERGCQRLKKRIEVVEELQVQILKLLLNNKDDNGGEASRYIFLTKFRKFLQENASGRGNMPVLCPPEYMVCFLHRLISALRYYWDEYKASNPRASFSEEAYIPPQVFYNGKVDYFDLQRLGGLLSHLRKTLKDDLASKANILIDPLELQAATMDDLDEDEEPAPPAAQRPTQALAMGGVLPLPRPSWLSSPTLGRANRFLSTAAVSLMTPRRPLSTSEKVKVRTLSAEQRTREDIEGSHWNEGLLLGRPPEEPEQPLTENSLLEVLDGAVMMYNLSVHQQLGKMVGVSDDVNEYAIALRDTEDKLRRCPKRRKDIIAELTKSQKVFSEKLDHLSRRLAWVHATVYSQEKMLDIYWLLRVCLRTIEHGDRTGSLFAFMPEFYLSVAINSYSALKNYFGPVHSMEELPGYEETLTRLAAILAKHFADTRIVGTDIRDSLMQALASYVCYPHSLRAVERIPEEQRVAMVRSLLAPYEQRPWAQTNWILVRLWRGCGFGYRYTRLPHLLKTKPEDANLPSLQKPCPSTLLQQHMAELLREGPDVAPSFLNSVLNQLNWAFSEFIGMIQEIQQAAERLERNFVDSRQLKVCATCFDLSVSLLRVLEMTITLVPEIFLDWARPTSEMLLRRLAQLLNQVLNRVTAERNLFDRVVTLRLPGLESVDHYPILVAVTGILVRLLVHGPASGTERATSVLLADPCFQLRSICYLLGQPEPPAPGTALPAPDRKRFSLQSYTDYISAEELAQVEQMLAHLTSASAQAAAASLPTSEEDLCPICYAHPISAVFQPCGHKSCKACINQHLMNNKDCFFCKATIVSVEDWEKTASTSTTTSSAA; encoded by the exons ATGGCATCCAAGGGGTCCAGCATGTCTTTCTCCCGCAAGAGCTATAGGCTGACATCAGACGCTGAGAAGTCCAGGGTCACAG GCATCGTGCACGAGAAGCTATTGAATGACTACCTGCACCGCATCTTTTCCTCTCCTGAGCATGCGCCCGCCGCGGCCGCCAGCAG GAAACCCCTGAACTTCCAGAACCTGCCAGAGCATCTGGACCAGCTGTTACATGTGGAGGATGAGGATGAGGAGAGCCAGG GACAGGTTGAAGGGCGGCTTGGCCCATCCACTGTGGTCCTGGACCACACAGGTGGCTTCGAGGGGCTTCTTCTGGTGGATGATGACCTCTTAGGG GTGATCGGACACAGCAACTTCGGTACTATCCGCTCTACCACGTGCGTGTACAAAG GGAAATGGGTCTACGAGGTGCTCATCTCCTCCCAGGGGCTCATGCAGATTGGCTGGTGCACCATCAACTGCCGCTTCAATCAGGAG GAGGGGGTTGGAGATACGCACAACTCCTACGCCTATGATGGCAACCGGGTGCGCAAGTGGAACGTGACCACGACAAATTATGGCAAG GCGTGGGCAGCGGGGGACATCGTGAGCTGCCTCATCGACCTGGACGATGGCACCCTGTCCTTCTGCCT GAATGGTGTGTCACTGGGCACCGCTTTTGAGAACTTGTCCAGGGGCCTGGGCATGGCCTACTTCCCAGCCATCAGCCTCTCCTTCAAGGAGTCCGTGGCCTTCAACTTTGGCAGCCGTCCCTTGCG CTACCCAGTGGCAGGCTACCGGCCCCTGCAGGACCCGCCACGCGCTGACCTGGTGCGGGCTCAGAAGTTGCTGGGCTGCTTCCGGGCAGTGCTCAGCGTGGAGCTGGACCCTGTG GAAGGCCGGCTGGTGGAGAAGGACAGCTCTGAGTGGCAGTTGCAAGGCCAGCCCACCGTCCTCCTCACGCTGGCCCACATCTTCCACCGCTTCGCGCCGCTCCTG CGCAAGGTGTACTTGGTGGAGGCTGTGCTCGTGAGCTTCCTGCGCGGCGTTGTGGAGGCGGGCAGCCCTGCACAGGCTCAGGCCATGGTGCGTCAGGTTCTCGACCTCCTGTGGCTCTTCATGGAG GACTACGAGGTGCAGGACTGCCTCAAGCAGCTGATGATGTCCCTGCTGCGGCTTTACCGCTTCTCACCCATCGTCCCGGACCTGGGCCTACAG ATCCACTACCTGCGGCTCACCATCGCCATCCTGAGGCATGAGAAGTCCCGCAAGTTTCTGCTCAGCAATGTCCT CTTCGACGTGCTCCGGTCTGTCGTCTTCTTTTACATCAAGAGCCCCTTGCGAGTGGAGGAGGCTGGCCTGCAGGAGCTCATTCCCACCACCTGGTGGCCCCACCGCTCCAGCAGGGAG ggcAAAGACAGTAAGGATGTGAAGGATGAGACTGCCGAGGAGCGCGTGCGGAGGCGTGCCTACGAACGGGGCTGCCAAAGGCTCAAGAAGCGCATTGAAG tggTAGAAGAACTACAGGTCCAGATCCTGAAGCTGCTGCTGAACAATAAAGATGATAACGGG GGTGAAGCTTCTAGGTACATCTTCCTGACCAAGTTCCGGAAGTTTCTACAGGAGAATGCCAGTGGCCGGGGG AACATGCCCGTGCTCTGCCCCCCCGAGTACATGGTCTGCTTCTTGCACCGGTTGATCTCTGCCCTGCGCTACTATTGGGATGAGTACAAGGCCTCGAACCCTCGTGCCTCCTTCAGTGAGG AGGCCTACATCCCGCCCCAGGTCTTCTATAATGGCAAGGTAGACTACTTCGACCTTCAGCGTCTAGGAGGCCTCCTCTCACACCTTCGGAAGACCCTCAAAG ATGACCTTGCCTCCAAGGCCAACATCCTGATTGACCCGCTGGAGCTCCAGGCGGCCACCATGGATGACCTGGACGAGGATGAGGAGCCGGCCCCGCCTGCGGCCCAG CGCCCCACGCAGGCTCTGGCCATGGGGGGCGTGCTGCCCCTGCCCcggcccagctggctcagttctcCAACCCTGGGCCGAGCTAACCGCTTCCTCAGCACAGCGGCTGTGAGCCTGATGACCCCCCGGCGGCCTCTGAGCACCTCGGAGAAAGTGAAGGTCCGCACTCTGAGCGCCGAACAGAGGACTCGTGAAGACA TTGAGGGCAGCCACTGGAACGAGGGCCTGCTGCTGGGGCGGCCTCCTGAGGAGCCGGAGCAACCCCTCACCGAGAACTCTCTGCTGGAAGTCCTGGATGGAGCCGTCATGATGTACAACCTCAGTGTTCACCAGCAGCTGGGCAAG ATGGTGGGGGTGTCTGACGACGTCAATGAGTATGCGATAGCTCTGAGGGACACAGAGGACAAGCTCCGCCGGTGCCCCAAGCGG AGGAAGGACATCATTGCTGAGTTGACCAAGAGTCAGAAGGTTTTCTCTGAAAAGCTGGACCACCTGAGTCGCCGTCTTGCCTGGGTCCATGCCACTGTCTACTCCCAG GAGAAGATGCTCGATATCTACTGGCTGTTGCGCGTCTGCCTGCGGACCATCGAGCACGGCGACCGCACGGGTTCTCTCTTCGCCTTCATGCCGGAGTTCTACTTGAGCGTGGCCATCAACAGCTATAGCGCCCTCAAGAATTACTTCGGCCCCGTGCACAGCATGGAGGAGCTCCCAG GCTATGAAGAGACCCTGACCCGCCTGGCCGCCATCCTCGCCAAACACTTTGCAGACACACGCATCGTGGGCACCG ACATCCGTGACTCGCTGATGCAGGCGCTCGCCAGCTACGTGTGCTACCCACACTCCCTGCGGGCTGTGGAGCGGATCCCTGAGGAGCA GCGTGTTGCCATGGTGAGGAGCCTCCTGGCTCCCTATGAGCAGCGGCCCTGGGCCCAGACCAACTGGATCCTGGTGCGGCTCTGGAGG GGCTGTGGGTTCGGGTACCGCTACACACGACTGCCGCACCTGCTAAAAACCAAACCTGAGGATGCCAACTTGCCCAGCCTCCAGA AGCCCTGCCCCTCTACCCTGCTTCAGCAGCACATGGCGGAGCTGCTGCGGGAGGGTCCCGATGTGGCACCCAGCTTCCTCAACAGCGTCCTCAACCAGCTCAACTGGGCCTTCTCGGAGTTCATCGGCATGATCCAGGAG ATCCAACAGGCCGCTGAGCGCCTAGAGCGGAACTTTGTGGACAGCCGGCAGCTCAAGGTGTGTGCCACCTGCTTTGACCTCTCAGTCAGCCTGCTGCGTGTCTTGGAGATGACCATCACGCTGGTGCCCGAGATATTCCTTGACTGGGCCCGGCCTACCTCCGAGATGCTGCTGCGGCGACTCGCACAG CTGCTAAACCAGGTGCTGAACCGGGTGACAGCGGAAAGGAACCTGTTTGACCGTGTGGTCACCCTGCGGCTGCCTG gCCTGGAGAGCGTGGACCATTACCCCATTCTGGTTGCTGTGACGGGCATCCTGGTGCGACTCCTGGTGCATGGCCCAGCCTCAGG GACAGAGAGAGCCACGTCAGTGCTCCTTGCTGATCCCTGCTTCCAGCTCCGCTCTATATGTTATCTCCTGGGGCAGCCAGagccccctgcccctggcacTGCCCTGCCTGCCCCTGACCGGAAGCGCTTCTCCCTGCAGAGCT ACACAGATTACATCAGTGCCGAGGAGCTGGCTCAGGTGGAACAGATGCTGGCACACCTGACCTCTGCGTCTGCCCAGGCAGCAGCTGCCTCCCTG CCCACCAGCGAGGAAGACCTCTGCCCCATCTGCTATGCTCACCCCATCTCCGCTGTGTTCCAGCCCTGTGGCCATAAGTCCTGCAA AGCCTGCATCAACCAGCACCTGATGAACAACAAGGACTGCTTTTTCTGCAAAGCCACCATCGTGTCTGTAGAGGACTGGGAGAAGACGGCGAGCACGAGTACCACCACTTCCTCGGCCGCCTAG
- the RNF123 gene encoding E3 ubiquitin-protein ligase RNF123 isoform X1: MASKGSSMSFSRKSYRLTSDAEKSRVTGIVHEKLLNDYLHRIFSSPEHAPAAAASRKPLNFQNLPEHLDQLLHVEDEDEESQGQVEGRLGPSTVVLDHTGGFEGLLLVDDDLLGVIGHSNFGTIRSTTCVYKGKWVYEVLISSQGLMQIGWCTINCRFNQEEGVGDTHNSYAYDGNRVRKWNVTTTNYGKAWAAGDIVSCLIDLDDGTLSFCLNGVSLGTAFENLSRGLGMAYFPAISLSFKESVAFNFGSRPLRYPVAGYRPLQDPPRADLVRAQKLLGCFRAVLSVELDPVEGRLVEKDSSEWQLQGQPTVLLTLAHIFHRFAPLLRKVYLVEAVLVSFLRGVVEAGSPAQAQAMVRQVLDLLWLFMEDYEVQDCLKQLMMSLLRLYRFSPIVPDLGLQIHYLRLTIAILRHEKSRKFLLSNVLFDVLRSVVFFYIKSPLRVEEAGLQELIPTTWWPHRSSREGKDSKDVKDETAEERVRRRAYERGCQRLKKRIEVVEELQVQILKLLLNNKDDNGGEASRYIFLTKFRKFLQENASGRGNMPVLCPPEYMVCFLHRLISALRYYWDEYKASNPRASFSEEAYIPPQVFYNGKVDYFDLQRLGGLLSHLRKTLKDDLASKANILIDPLELQAATMDDLDEDEEPAPPAAQRPTQALAMGGVLPLPRPSWLSSPTLGRANRFLSTAAVSLMTPRRPLSTSEKVKVRTLSAEQRTREDIEGSHWNEGLLLGRPPEEPEQPLTENSLLEVLDGAVMMYNLSVHQQLGKMVGVSDDVNEYAIALRDTEDKLRRCPKRRKDIIAELTKSQKVFSEKLDHLSRRLAWVHATVYSQEKMLDIYWLLRVCLRTIEHGDRTGSLFAFMPEFYLSVAINSYSALKNYFGPVHSMEELPGYEETLTRLAAILAKHFADTRIVGTDIRDSLMQALASYVCYPHSLRAVERIPEEQRVAMVRSLLAPYEQRPWAQTNWILVRLWRGCGFGYRYTRLPHLLKTKPEDANLPSLQKPCPSTLLQQHMAELLREGPDVAPSFLNSVLNQLNWAFSEFIGMIQEIQQAAERLERNFVDSRQLKVCATCFDLSVSLLRVLEMTITLVPEIFLDWARPTSEMLLRRLAQLLNQVLNRVTAERNLFDRVVTLRLPGLESVDHYPILVAVTGILVRLLVHGPASGTERATSVLLADPCFQLRSICYLLGQPEPPAPGTALPAPDRKRFSLQSYTDYISAEELAQVEQMLAHLTSASAQAAAASLVSGHHGTQVYAPAYMLAQLCTLFRYSLLSACLGDHPQPTLYSAPCSPPARKTSAPSAMLTPSPLCSSPVAISPAKPASTST; the protein is encoded by the exons ATGGCATCCAAGGGGTCCAGCATGTCTTTCTCCCGCAAGAGCTATAGGCTGACATCAGACGCTGAGAAGTCCAGGGTCACAG GCATCGTGCACGAGAAGCTATTGAATGACTACCTGCACCGCATCTTTTCCTCTCCTGAGCATGCGCCCGCCGCGGCCGCCAGCAG GAAACCCCTGAACTTCCAGAACCTGCCAGAGCATCTGGACCAGCTGTTACATGTGGAGGATGAGGATGAGGAGAGCCAGG GACAGGTTGAAGGGCGGCTTGGCCCATCCACTGTGGTCCTGGACCACACAGGTGGCTTCGAGGGGCTTCTTCTGGTGGATGATGACCTCTTAGGG GTGATCGGACACAGCAACTTCGGTACTATCCGCTCTACCACGTGCGTGTACAAAG GGAAATGGGTCTACGAGGTGCTCATCTCCTCCCAGGGGCTCATGCAGATTGGCTGGTGCACCATCAACTGCCGCTTCAATCAGGAG GAGGGGGTTGGAGATACGCACAACTCCTACGCCTATGATGGCAACCGGGTGCGCAAGTGGAACGTGACCACGACAAATTATGGCAAG GCGTGGGCAGCGGGGGACATCGTGAGCTGCCTCATCGACCTGGACGATGGCACCCTGTCCTTCTGCCT GAATGGTGTGTCACTGGGCACCGCTTTTGAGAACTTGTCCAGGGGCCTGGGCATGGCCTACTTCCCAGCCATCAGCCTCTCCTTCAAGGAGTCCGTGGCCTTCAACTTTGGCAGCCGTCCCTTGCG CTACCCAGTGGCAGGCTACCGGCCCCTGCAGGACCCGCCACGCGCTGACCTGGTGCGGGCTCAGAAGTTGCTGGGCTGCTTCCGGGCAGTGCTCAGCGTGGAGCTGGACCCTGTG GAAGGCCGGCTGGTGGAGAAGGACAGCTCTGAGTGGCAGTTGCAAGGCCAGCCCACCGTCCTCCTCACGCTGGCCCACATCTTCCACCGCTTCGCGCCGCTCCTG CGCAAGGTGTACTTGGTGGAGGCTGTGCTCGTGAGCTTCCTGCGCGGCGTTGTGGAGGCGGGCAGCCCTGCACAGGCTCAGGCCATGGTGCGTCAGGTTCTCGACCTCCTGTGGCTCTTCATGGAG GACTACGAGGTGCAGGACTGCCTCAAGCAGCTGATGATGTCCCTGCTGCGGCTTTACCGCTTCTCACCCATCGTCCCGGACCTGGGCCTACAG ATCCACTACCTGCGGCTCACCATCGCCATCCTGAGGCATGAGAAGTCCCGCAAGTTTCTGCTCAGCAATGTCCT CTTCGACGTGCTCCGGTCTGTCGTCTTCTTTTACATCAAGAGCCCCTTGCGAGTGGAGGAGGCTGGCCTGCAGGAGCTCATTCCCACCACCTGGTGGCCCCACCGCTCCAGCAGGGAG ggcAAAGACAGTAAGGATGTGAAGGATGAGACTGCCGAGGAGCGCGTGCGGAGGCGTGCCTACGAACGGGGCTGCCAAAGGCTCAAGAAGCGCATTGAAG tggTAGAAGAACTACAGGTCCAGATCCTGAAGCTGCTGCTGAACAATAAAGATGATAACGGG GGTGAAGCTTCTAGGTACATCTTCCTGACCAAGTTCCGGAAGTTTCTACAGGAGAATGCCAGTGGCCGGGGG AACATGCCCGTGCTCTGCCCCCCCGAGTACATGGTCTGCTTCTTGCACCGGTTGATCTCTGCCCTGCGCTACTATTGGGATGAGTACAAGGCCTCGAACCCTCGTGCCTCCTTCAGTGAGG AGGCCTACATCCCGCCCCAGGTCTTCTATAATGGCAAGGTAGACTACTTCGACCTTCAGCGTCTAGGAGGCCTCCTCTCACACCTTCGGAAGACCCTCAAAG ATGACCTTGCCTCCAAGGCCAACATCCTGATTGACCCGCTGGAGCTCCAGGCGGCCACCATGGATGACCTGGACGAGGATGAGGAGCCGGCCCCGCCTGCGGCCCAG CGCCCCACGCAGGCTCTGGCCATGGGGGGCGTGCTGCCCCTGCCCcggcccagctggctcagttctcCAACCCTGGGCCGAGCTAACCGCTTCCTCAGCACAGCGGCTGTGAGCCTGATGACCCCCCGGCGGCCTCTGAGCACCTCGGAGAAAGTGAAGGTCCGCACTCTGAGCGCCGAACAGAGGACTCGTGAAGACA TTGAGGGCAGCCACTGGAACGAGGGCCTGCTGCTGGGGCGGCCTCCTGAGGAGCCGGAGCAACCCCTCACCGAGAACTCTCTGCTGGAAGTCCTGGATGGAGCCGTCATGATGTACAACCTCAGTGTTCACCAGCAGCTGGGCAAG ATGGTGGGGGTGTCTGACGACGTCAATGAGTATGCGATAGCTCTGAGGGACACAGAGGACAAGCTCCGCCGGTGCCCCAAGCGG AGGAAGGACATCATTGCTGAGTTGACCAAGAGTCAGAAGGTTTTCTCTGAAAAGCTGGACCACCTGAGTCGCCGTCTTGCCTGGGTCCATGCCACTGTCTACTCCCAG GAGAAGATGCTCGATATCTACTGGCTGTTGCGCGTCTGCCTGCGGACCATCGAGCACGGCGACCGCACGGGTTCTCTCTTCGCCTTCATGCCGGAGTTCTACTTGAGCGTGGCCATCAACAGCTATAGCGCCCTCAAGAATTACTTCGGCCCCGTGCACAGCATGGAGGAGCTCCCAG GCTATGAAGAGACCCTGACCCGCCTGGCCGCCATCCTCGCCAAACACTTTGCAGACACACGCATCGTGGGCACCG ACATCCGTGACTCGCTGATGCAGGCGCTCGCCAGCTACGTGTGCTACCCACACTCCCTGCGGGCTGTGGAGCGGATCCCTGAGGAGCA GCGTGTTGCCATGGTGAGGAGCCTCCTGGCTCCCTATGAGCAGCGGCCCTGGGCCCAGACCAACTGGATCCTGGTGCGGCTCTGGAGG GGCTGTGGGTTCGGGTACCGCTACACACGACTGCCGCACCTGCTAAAAACCAAACCTGAGGATGCCAACTTGCCCAGCCTCCAGA AGCCCTGCCCCTCTACCCTGCTTCAGCAGCACATGGCGGAGCTGCTGCGGGAGGGTCCCGATGTGGCACCCAGCTTCCTCAACAGCGTCCTCAACCAGCTCAACTGGGCCTTCTCGGAGTTCATCGGCATGATCCAGGAG ATCCAACAGGCCGCTGAGCGCCTAGAGCGGAACTTTGTGGACAGCCGGCAGCTCAAGGTGTGTGCCACCTGCTTTGACCTCTCAGTCAGCCTGCTGCGTGTCTTGGAGATGACCATCACGCTGGTGCCCGAGATATTCCTTGACTGGGCCCGGCCTACCTCCGAGATGCTGCTGCGGCGACTCGCACAG CTGCTAAACCAGGTGCTGAACCGGGTGACAGCGGAAAGGAACCTGTTTGACCGTGTGGTCACCCTGCGGCTGCCTG gCCTGGAGAGCGTGGACCATTACCCCATTCTGGTTGCTGTGACGGGCATCCTGGTGCGACTCCTGGTGCATGGCCCAGCCTCAGG GACAGAGAGAGCCACGTCAGTGCTCCTTGCTGATCCCTGCTTCCAGCTCCGCTCTATATGTTATCTCCTGGGGCAGCCAGagccccctgcccctggcacTGCCCTGCCTGCCCCTGACCGGAAGCGCTTCTCCCTGCAGAGCT ACACAGATTACATCAGTGCCGAGGAGCTGGCTCAGGTGGAACAGATGCTGGCACACCTGACCTCTGCGTCTGCCCAGGCAGCAGCTGCCTCCCTGGTGAGTGGGCACCACGGCACCCAGGTGTATGCCCCTGCATACATGCTGGCACAACTGTGCACGCTGTTTAGGTATAGTCTTTTGTCTGCTTGTCTGGGTGACCATCCCCAGCCCACCCTGTACTCTGCTCCCTGCAGCCCACCAGCGAGGAAGACCTCTGCCCCATCTGCTATGCTCACCCCATCTCCGCTGTGTTCCAGCCCTGTGGCCATAAGTCCTGCAA AGCCTGCATCAACCAGCACCTGA